The Chlorocebus sabaeus isolate Y175 chromosome 16, mChlSab1.0.hap1, whole genome shotgun sequence genome window below encodes:
- the NEURL4 gene encoding neuralized-like protein 4 isoform X1, whose protein sequence is MAAGSGGSGGSGGGPGPGPGGGGGPSGSGSGPGSNGGLGSGGELHPRTGRLVSLSACGRTARRQQPGQEFNHGLVLSREPLRDGRIFTVRIDRKVNSWSGSIEIGVTALDPSVLDFPSSATGLKGGSWVVSGCSVLRDGRSVLEEYGQDLDQLGEGDRVGVERTVAGELRLWVNGRDCGVAATGLPPRVWAVVDLYGKCTQITVLPPEPGFSPPTPIPTPPLEPLAPTEDSALAEQVTSADEAFMVSPAQARPETFPNSLESHNDFASMELSEVVSNTILSAYNGGLLNVNLSSPPAGEGLGSSGAATSPILTSNDALLFHEKCGTLIKLSNNNKTAERRRPLDEFNNGVVMTNRPLRDNEMFEIRIDKLVDKWSGSIEIGVTTHNPNSLEYPATMTNLQSGTIMMSGCGILTNGKGTRREYCEFSLDELQEGDHIGLTRKSNSALHFFINGIDQGVATPLTPPVVYGVVDLYGMAVKVTIVHNNNHSDRLRRNNAILRALSPEGALRRAAPAAQAEPERLLFHPNCGQKAAITHEGRTALRPHATDDFNHGVVLSSRALRDGEVFQVRIDKMVDKWAGSIEIGVTTHNPAYLQLPSTMTNLRSGTWMMTGNGVMHNGTTILDEYGHNLDRLKAGDTVGVVRREDGTLHFFVNGMTQGPAAWNVPPGVYAVVDLYGQAAQATIVDDVEVSPVPESLPEGNNQVSPSSPSSGAGGSDLRFHQLHGSNAVITNGGRTALRHNCRSEFNDAIVISNRALRDGELFEIVIQKMVDRWSGSIEAGVTAIRPEDLEFPNTMTDIDYDTWMLSGTAIMQDGNTMRNNYGCDLDALGTGARIGMMRTAKGDLHYFINGQDQGAACSGLPPGKEVYAVVDLYGQCVQVSITNATGPMDNSLATSNTATEKSFPLHSPVAGVAHRFHSTCGKNVTLEEDGTRAVRAAGYAHGLVFSTKELRAEEVFEVKVEELDEKWAGSLRLGLTTLAPGEMGPGAVGSGPGLPPSLPELRTKTTWMVSSCEVRRDGQLQRMNYGRNLERLGVGSRVGVRRGADDTMHILVDGEDMGPAATGIAKNVWAVLDLYGPVRSVSIVSSTRLEESEGTQPPSPSSDTGSEGEEDDEGEEHGLGGQNEVGIIPTTLEFLENHGKNILLSNGNRTATRVASYNQGIVVINQPLVPQLLVQVRIDFLNRQWTSSLVLGVITCAPERLNFPASACALKRAAWLLRGRGVFHNGLKICEKFGPNLDTCPEGTILGLRLDSSGGLHLHVNGVDQGVAVPDVPQPCHALVDLYGQCEQVTIVNPEPGAASGKSAGTQGDMEKADMVDGIKESVCWGPPPATSPLKSCEYHALCSRFRELLLLPEDYFMPPPKRSLCYCESCRKLRGDEAHRRRGEPPREYALPFGWCRFNLRVNPRLEAGTLTKKWHMAYHGSNVAAVRRVLDRGELGAGTASILSCRPLKGEPGVGFEEPGENCAPPREEQPPPVLLSPSLQYAGAETLASKVQFRDPKSQRTHQAQVAFQVCVHPGSYTPGPPSAALGEPPDPHFSPAELEWVTKEKGATLLYALLVRVE, encoded by the exons ATGGCGGCGGGGTCGGGTGGGAGTGGGGGCTCTGGGGGAGGCCCCGGACCGGGGCCGGGCGGGGGTGGGGGACCCAGCGGGAGCGGCTCAGGACCGGGGTCCAACGGGGGTCTGGGCAGCGGCGGGGAGCTGCACCCGCGCACTGGGCGCTTGGTGAGCCTGTCGGCCTGTGGGCGTACAGCGCGGCGGCAGCAGCCGGGCCAGGAGTTTAACCACGGGCTGGTGTTGAGCCGAGAACCCTTGCGCGATGGACGCATCTTCACCGTCCGCATCGACCGCAAG GTCAACTCCTGGAGTGGCTCCATTGAGATCGGGGTGACAGCGCTGGACCCCAGTGTGCTGGACTTTCCAAGCAGTGCCACGGGGCTGAAGGGGGGCTCATGGGTAGTGTCGGGCTGCTCTGTGCTGAGAGATGGACGCTCTGTGTTGGAGGAGTATGGTCAGGACCTGGACCAGCTTGGCGAAGGGGACCGCGTGGGTGTGGAGCGCACAGTTGCTGGGGAGCTTCGGCTCTGGGTGAATGGGCGGGATTGCGGTGTGGCCGCCACAGGCCTGCCCCCTCGTGTCTGGGCCGTTGTGGACCTTTATGGCAAGTGCACCCAGATCACTGTGCTACCCCCTGAACCAGGTTTCAGCCCCCCTACTCCCATCCCCACACCTCCCCTTGAGCCCTTGGCCCCCACTGAAGACTCTGCCTTGGCTGAACAGGTTACCTCTGCTGATGAAG CCTTCATGGTGTCCCCAGCGCAGGCCCGGCCGGAGACGTTTCCTAACAGCCTTGAGTCGCATAATG ACTTTGCCAGCATGGAGCTGTCTGAGGTGGTGAGCAACACCATCCTGTCTGCCTACAATGGAGGGCTTCTGAATGTGAACCTGAGCTCCCCGCCAGCAGGGGAAGGCCTGGGGTCTAGTGGTGCTGCCACCTCGCCCATTCTCACTTCCAACGACGCCCTGCTCTTTCATGAAAAGTGCGGAACCCTCATCAAACTCAGCAACAATAATAAGACGGCTGAGCGCCGGCGGCCCCTGGACGAATTCAACAATGGGGTTGTCATGACCAACCGCCCACTTCGGGACAATGAGATGTTTGAG ATCCGTATCGATAAGCTTGTTGATAAGTGGTCAGGCTCCATTGAGATTGGGGTCACCACCCACAACCCCAACAGTTTGGAGTACCCAGCCACCATGACCAACCTCCAGTCAG GCACCATCATGATGAGCGGCTGTGGGATCCTGACCAATGGCAAGGGCACCCGCCGGGAGTACTGCGAATTCAGTCTGGATGAGCTGCAG GAGGGTGACCACATTGGCCTCACAAGGAAGTCCAACTCTGCCCTGCACTTCTTCATTAATGGTATCGATCAGG GAGTGGCAACCCCCTTGACGCCCCCAGTGGTGTATGGCGTGGTGGACTTGTACGGGATGGCTGTGAAGGTGACCATCGTCCACAATAACAACCACAGTGACCGTCTCCGCCGCAACAACGCCATCCTGCGGGCGCTGTCCCCCGAGGGCGCTCTCCGCCGTGCTGCCCCTGCCGCTCAGGCAGAACCTGAGCGCCTGCTCTTCCACCCCAACTGTGGGCAGAAGGCAGCCATCACCCACGAGGGACGCACTGCCCTGAGGCCCCA TGCCACCGATGACTTCAATCATGGCGTGGTGCTGAGCAGCAGAGCCCTGCGGGATGGAGAGGTGTTCCAGGTGCGCATCGACAAGATGGTGGACAAATGGGCTGGCTCCATTGAAATTGGTGTCACCACCCACAACCCTGCCTACCTCCAGTTGCCCTCCACCATGACCAACTTGCGCTCTG GGACCTGGATGATGACTGGGAATGGGGTGATGCACAATGGGACGACCATCCTGGATGAATACGGGCACAACCTGGACCGCCTCAAG GCAGGGGACACGGTGGGCGTGGTACGGCGGGAGGACGGGACTCTCCACTTCTTTGTCAATGGGATGACTCAGGGCCCTGCTGCCTGGAACGTGCCCCCGGGCGTCTATGCTGTCGTCGATCTCTATGGCCAGGCGGCCCAGGCCACCATTGTGGACGACGTGG AGGTGTCTCCAGTTCCTGAATCACTTCCTGAGGGGAATAACCAGGTGTCTCCAAGCTCTCCATCCTCAGGGGCAGGGGGCTCTGACCTGCGCTTCCACCAGCTGCACGGCAGTAATGCAGTCATCACCAATGGGGGCCGCACTGCCCTCCGCCACAACTGTCGCAGCGAGTTTAATGACGCCATCGTCATCTCCAACCG GGCCCTGCGGGATGGAGAGCTGTTTGAAATTGTCATTCAGAAGATGGTGGACCGCTGGTCAGGCTCCATTGAGGCTG gaGTGACTGCTATTCGGCCTGAAGACCTGGAATTCCCCAACACCATGACAGACATTGACTATGACACATGGATGCTGAG TGGTACAGCCATCATGCAAGACGGTAACACAATGCGCAACAATTATGGGTGTGACCTGGATGCGCTGGGCACAGGTGCACGCATTGGCATGATGCGAACTGCCAAGGGCGACCTGCACTACTTCATCAATGGCCAGGACCAAGGCGCTGCCTGCTCGGGCCTGCCTCCGGGTAAAG agGTGTATGCAGTAGTCGATCTCTATGGCCAGTGTGTCCAAGTGTCCATCACCAATGCCACCGGCCCCATGGACAACAGCCTGGCGACCAGCAACACTGCCACCGAGAAGTCCTTCCCACTGCACTCCCCAG TGGCTGGCGTGGCTCACCGATTCCACAGTACTTGCGGCAAGAATGTCACTCTAGAGGAGGATGGCACGAGGGCGGTGCGTGCCGCTGGCTATGCTCATGGCCTTGTCTTCAGTACCAAGGAGCTGAGGGCTGAGGAAGTCTTTGAG GTGAAAGTGGAAGAGCTAGATGAGAAGTGGGCAGGTTCCCTGCGGCTGGGACTGACCACACTAGCCCCAGGGGAGATGGGACCCGGAGCAGTTGGCAGTGGCCCAGggctgcctccttccctgccagAGCTCCGGACGAAGACCACTTGGATGGTATCCAGCTGTGAAGTGAGGCGTGATGGGCAGCTCCAGAGGATGAACTATGGCCGGAACCTAGAGAGGCTGGGG GTGGGGAGCCGCGTGGGTGTTCGTCGGGGGGCAGATGACACGATGCACATCCTGGTGGATGGAGAGGATATGGGGCCTGCAGCCACTGGCATTGCCAAG AACGTGTGGGCTGTGTTGGATCTCTACGGGCCAGTCCGCAGTGTGTCGAttgtcagttccacaaggctGGAGGAGTCAGAAGGCACCCAGCCTCCTTCCCCCAGTTCAGACACCGGCAGTGAGGGCGAGGAGGATGACGAGGGCGAGGAGCATGGCCTGGGA GGCCAGAATGAAGTGGGTATTATACCCACCACTCTCGAGTTCCTGGAGAACCACGGGAAGAATATCCTCTTGTCTAATGGGAACCGTACAGCCACACGGGTGGCCAGCTACAATCAGGGCATCGTTGTCATCAACCAGCCTCTGGTGCCCCAGCTGCTGGTCCAG GTGCGGATAGATTTCCTAAACCGACAGTGGACATCTTCCCTTGTCCTGGGAGTCATCACCTGCGCGCCTGAGAGGCTCAACTTCCCTGCTTCTGCCTGTGCCCTCAAACGGGCAGCCTGGCTGCTGCGGGGCCGTGGGGTCTTCCACAACGGTCTCAAG ATTTGTGAGAAGTTTGGGCCGAATCTGGACACGTGCCCTGAAGGCACCATCCTGGGACTGCGGCTGGACAGCTCTGGGGGGCTGCATCTCCACGTTAATGGGGTGGACCAGGGGGTAGCTGTGCCAGATGTGCCCCAGCCCTGCCACGCGCTTGTGGACCTCTATGGGCAGTGTGAGCAG GTGACAATCGTGAACCCTGAGCCAGGGGCTGCCAGTGGGAAAAGTGCTGGAACCCAAGGGGACATGGAGAAAGCAGACATGGTGGACG GTATCAAAGAGAGTGTGTGCTGGGGCCCACCACCCGCCACTAGTCCTCTAAAGAGCTGCGAGTACCATGCCCTTTGCTCTCGCTTCCGAGAACTCCTGCTGCTTCCTG AAGATTATTTCATGCCTCCGCCAAAGCGAAGCCTGTGCTACTGTGAGTCTTGCCGGAAGCTGCGAGGAGACGAGGCCCACAGGCGCAGAGGGGAGCCTCCCCGGGAATACGCACTGCCCTTTGGCTGGTGCAGGTTCAACCTCAG AGTGAATCCCCGCCTGGAGGCTGGGACACTAACCAAGAAGTGGCACATGGCCTATCATGGGAGCAATGTTGCAGCTGTACGGAGAGTGCTGGACCGAGGGGAGCTGGGAGCAG GTACTGCTTCCATCTTGAGCTGCCGTCCTTTGAAGGGAGAGCCTGGGGTAGGGTTTGAGGAGCCTGGCGAGAACTGTGCACCTCCTCGGGAGGAGCAGCCGCCTCCTGTGCTGCTTTCCCCCTCCCTTCAATATGCTGGGGCCGAGACCCTGGCCTCCAAAGTGCA ATTCCGGGACCCCAAATCCCAGCGGACGCACCAGGCTCAGGTGGCGttccaggtgtgtgtgcaccCTGGCTCCTACACCCCGGGACCCCCTTCCGCTGCCCTTGGAGAACCTCCTGACCCTCACTTCAGTCCAGCCGAACTTGAGTGGGTCACTAAGGAGAAGGGGGCCACACTCCTCTATGCCCTGCTGGTACGGGTGGAATGA
- the NEURL4 gene encoding neuralized-like protein 4 isoform X2 — protein MAAGSGGSGGSGGGPGPGPGGGGGPSGSGSGPGSNGGLGSGGELHPRTGRLVSLSACGRTARRQQPGQEFNHGLVLSREPLRDGRIFTVRIDRKVNSWSGSIEIGVTALDPSVLDFPSSATGLKGGSWVVSGCSVLRDGRSVLEEYGQDLDQLGEGDRVGVERTVAGELRLWVNGRDCGVAATGLPPRVWAVVDLYGKCTQITVLPPEPGFSPPTPIPTPPLEPLAPTEDSALAEQVTSADEAFMVSPAQARPETFPNSLESHNDFASMELSEVVSNTILSAYNGGLLNVNLSSPPAGEGLGSSGAATSPILTSNDALLFHEKCGTLIKLSNNNKTAERRRPLDEFNNGVVMTNRPLRDNEMFEIRIDKLVDKWSGSIEIGVTTHNPNSLEYPATMTNLQSGTIMMSGCGILTNGKGTRREYCEFSLDELQEGDHIGLTRKSNSALHFFINGIDQGVATPLTPPVVYGVVDLYGMAVKVTIVHNNNHSDRLRRNNAILRALSPEGALRRAAPAAQAEPERLLFHPNCGQKAAITHEGRTALRPHATDDFNHGVVLSSRALRDGEVFQVRIDKMVDKWAGSIEIGVTTHNPAYLQLPSTMTNLRSGTWMMTGNGVMHNGTTILDEYGHNLDRLKAGDTVGVVRREDGTLHFFVNGMTQGPAAWNVPPGVYAVVDLYGQAAQATIVDDVEVSPVPESLPEGNNQVSPSSPSSGAGGSDLRFHQLHGSNAVITNGGRTALRHNCRSEFNDAIVISNRALRDGELFEIVIQKMVDRWSGSIEAGVTAIRPEDLEFPNTMTDIDYDTWMLSGTAIMQDGNTMRNNYGCDLDALGTGARIGMMRTAKGDLHYFINGQDQGAACSGLPPEVYAVVDLYGQCVQVSITNATGPMDNSLATSNTATEKSFPLHSPVAGVAHRFHSTCGKNVTLEEDGTRAVRAAGYAHGLVFSTKELRAEEVFEVKVEELDEKWAGSLRLGLTTLAPGEMGPGAVGSGPGLPPSLPELRTKTTWMVSSCEVRRDGQLQRMNYGRNLERLGVGSRVGVRRGADDTMHILVDGEDMGPAATGIAKNVWAVLDLYGPVRSVSIVSSTRLEESEGTQPPSPSSDTGSEGEEDDEGEEHGLGGQNEVGIIPTTLEFLENHGKNILLSNGNRTATRVASYNQGIVVINQPLVPQLLVQVRIDFLNRQWTSSLVLGVITCAPERLNFPASACALKRAAWLLRGRGVFHNGLKICEKFGPNLDTCPEGTILGLRLDSSGGLHLHVNGVDQGVAVPDVPQPCHALVDLYGQCEQVTIVNPEPGAASGKSAGTQGDMEKADMVDGIKESVCWGPPPATSPLKSCEYHALCSRFRELLLLPEDYFMPPPKRSLCYCESCRKLRGDEAHRRRGEPPREYALPFGWCRFNLRVNPRLEAGTLTKKWHMAYHGSNVAAVRRVLDRGELGAGTASILSCRPLKGEPGVGFEEPGENCAPPREEQPPPVLLSPSLQYAGAETLASKVQFRDPKSQRTHQAQVAFQVCVHPGSYTPGPPSAALGEPPDPHFSPAELEWVTKEKGATLLYALLVRVE, from the exons ATGGCGGCGGGGTCGGGTGGGAGTGGGGGCTCTGGGGGAGGCCCCGGACCGGGGCCGGGCGGGGGTGGGGGACCCAGCGGGAGCGGCTCAGGACCGGGGTCCAACGGGGGTCTGGGCAGCGGCGGGGAGCTGCACCCGCGCACTGGGCGCTTGGTGAGCCTGTCGGCCTGTGGGCGTACAGCGCGGCGGCAGCAGCCGGGCCAGGAGTTTAACCACGGGCTGGTGTTGAGCCGAGAACCCTTGCGCGATGGACGCATCTTCACCGTCCGCATCGACCGCAAG GTCAACTCCTGGAGTGGCTCCATTGAGATCGGGGTGACAGCGCTGGACCCCAGTGTGCTGGACTTTCCAAGCAGTGCCACGGGGCTGAAGGGGGGCTCATGGGTAGTGTCGGGCTGCTCTGTGCTGAGAGATGGACGCTCTGTGTTGGAGGAGTATGGTCAGGACCTGGACCAGCTTGGCGAAGGGGACCGCGTGGGTGTGGAGCGCACAGTTGCTGGGGAGCTTCGGCTCTGGGTGAATGGGCGGGATTGCGGTGTGGCCGCCACAGGCCTGCCCCCTCGTGTCTGGGCCGTTGTGGACCTTTATGGCAAGTGCACCCAGATCACTGTGCTACCCCCTGAACCAGGTTTCAGCCCCCCTACTCCCATCCCCACACCTCCCCTTGAGCCCTTGGCCCCCACTGAAGACTCTGCCTTGGCTGAACAGGTTACCTCTGCTGATGAAG CCTTCATGGTGTCCCCAGCGCAGGCCCGGCCGGAGACGTTTCCTAACAGCCTTGAGTCGCATAATG ACTTTGCCAGCATGGAGCTGTCTGAGGTGGTGAGCAACACCATCCTGTCTGCCTACAATGGAGGGCTTCTGAATGTGAACCTGAGCTCCCCGCCAGCAGGGGAAGGCCTGGGGTCTAGTGGTGCTGCCACCTCGCCCATTCTCACTTCCAACGACGCCCTGCTCTTTCATGAAAAGTGCGGAACCCTCATCAAACTCAGCAACAATAATAAGACGGCTGAGCGCCGGCGGCCCCTGGACGAATTCAACAATGGGGTTGTCATGACCAACCGCCCACTTCGGGACAATGAGATGTTTGAG ATCCGTATCGATAAGCTTGTTGATAAGTGGTCAGGCTCCATTGAGATTGGGGTCACCACCCACAACCCCAACAGTTTGGAGTACCCAGCCACCATGACCAACCTCCAGTCAG GCACCATCATGATGAGCGGCTGTGGGATCCTGACCAATGGCAAGGGCACCCGCCGGGAGTACTGCGAATTCAGTCTGGATGAGCTGCAG GAGGGTGACCACATTGGCCTCACAAGGAAGTCCAACTCTGCCCTGCACTTCTTCATTAATGGTATCGATCAGG GAGTGGCAACCCCCTTGACGCCCCCAGTGGTGTATGGCGTGGTGGACTTGTACGGGATGGCTGTGAAGGTGACCATCGTCCACAATAACAACCACAGTGACCGTCTCCGCCGCAACAACGCCATCCTGCGGGCGCTGTCCCCCGAGGGCGCTCTCCGCCGTGCTGCCCCTGCCGCTCAGGCAGAACCTGAGCGCCTGCTCTTCCACCCCAACTGTGGGCAGAAGGCAGCCATCACCCACGAGGGACGCACTGCCCTGAGGCCCCA TGCCACCGATGACTTCAATCATGGCGTGGTGCTGAGCAGCAGAGCCCTGCGGGATGGAGAGGTGTTCCAGGTGCGCATCGACAAGATGGTGGACAAATGGGCTGGCTCCATTGAAATTGGTGTCACCACCCACAACCCTGCCTACCTCCAGTTGCCCTCCACCATGACCAACTTGCGCTCTG GGACCTGGATGATGACTGGGAATGGGGTGATGCACAATGGGACGACCATCCTGGATGAATACGGGCACAACCTGGACCGCCTCAAG GCAGGGGACACGGTGGGCGTGGTACGGCGGGAGGACGGGACTCTCCACTTCTTTGTCAATGGGATGACTCAGGGCCCTGCTGCCTGGAACGTGCCCCCGGGCGTCTATGCTGTCGTCGATCTCTATGGCCAGGCGGCCCAGGCCACCATTGTGGACGACGTGG AGGTGTCTCCAGTTCCTGAATCACTTCCTGAGGGGAATAACCAGGTGTCTCCAAGCTCTCCATCCTCAGGGGCAGGGGGCTCTGACCTGCGCTTCCACCAGCTGCACGGCAGTAATGCAGTCATCACCAATGGGGGCCGCACTGCCCTCCGCCACAACTGTCGCAGCGAGTTTAATGACGCCATCGTCATCTCCAACCG GGCCCTGCGGGATGGAGAGCTGTTTGAAATTGTCATTCAGAAGATGGTGGACCGCTGGTCAGGCTCCATTGAGGCTG gaGTGACTGCTATTCGGCCTGAAGACCTGGAATTCCCCAACACCATGACAGACATTGACTATGACACATGGATGCTGAG TGGTACAGCCATCATGCAAGACGGTAACACAATGCGCAACAATTATGGGTGTGACCTGGATGCGCTGGGCACAGGTGCACGCATTGGCATGATGCGAACTGCCAAGGGCGACCTGCACTACTTCATCAATGGCCAGGACCAAGGCGCTGCCTGCTCGGGCCTGCCTCCGG agGTGTATGCAGTAGTCGATCTCTATGGCCAGTGTGTCCAAGTGTCCATCACCAATGCCACCGGCCCCATGGACAACAGCCTGGCGACCAGCAACACTGCCACCGAGAAGTCCTTCCCACTGCACTCCCCAG TGGCTGGCGTGGCTCACCGATTCCACAGTACTTGCGGCAAGAATGTCACTCTAGAGGAGGATGGCACGAGGGCGGTGCGTGCCGCTGGCTATGCTCATGGCCTTGTCTTCAGTACCAAGGAGCTGAGGGCTGAGGAAGTCTTTGAG GTGAAAGTGGAAGAGCTAGATGAGAAGTGGGCAGGTTCCCTGCGGCTGGGACTGACCACACTAGCCCCAGGGGAGATGGGACCCGGAGCAGTTGGCAGTGGCCCAGggctgcctccttccctgccagAGCTCCGGACGAAGACCACTTGGATGGTATCCAGCTGTGAAGTGAGGCGTGATGGGCAGCTCCAGAGGATGAACTATGGCCGGAACCTAGAGAGGCTGGGG GTGGGGAGCCGCGTGGGTGTTCGTCGGGGGGCAGATGACACGATGCACATCCTGGTGGATGGAGAGGATATGGGGCCTGCAGCCACTGGCATTGCCAAG AACGTGTGGGCTGTGTTGGATCTCTACGGGCCAGTCCGCAGTGTGTCGAttgtcagttccacaaggctGGAGGAGTCAGAAGGCACCCAGCCTCCTTCCCCCAGTTCAGACACCGGCAGTGAGGGCGAGGAGGATGACGAGGGCGAGGAGCATGGCCTGGGA GGCCAGAATGAAGTGGGTATTATACCCACCACTCTCGAGTTCCTGGAGAACCACGGGAAGAATATCCTCTTGTCTAATGGGAACCGTACAGCCACACGGGTGGCCAGCTACAATCAGGGCATCGTTGTCATCAACCAGCCTCTGGTGCCCCAGCTGCTGGTCCAG GTGCGGATAGATTTCCTAAACCGACAGTGGACATCTTCCCTTGTCCTGGGAGTCATCACCTGCGCGCCTGAGAGGCTCAACTTCCCTGCTTCTGCCTGTGCCCTCAAACGGGCAGCCTGGCTGCTGCGGGGCCGTGGGGTCTTCCACAACGGTCTCAAG ATTTGTGAGAAGTTTGGGCCGAATCTGGACACGTGCCCTGAAGGCACCATCCTGGGACTGCGGCTGGACAGCTCTGGGGGGCTGCATCTCCACGTTAATGGGGTGGACCAGGGGGTAGCTGTGCCAGATGTGCCCCAGCCCTGCCACGCGCTTGTGGACCTCTATGGGCAGTGTGAGCAG GTGACAATCGTGAACCCTGAGCCAGGGGCTGCCAGTGGGAAAAGTGCTGGAACCCAAGGGGACATGGAGAAAGCAGACATGGTGGACG GTATCAAAGAGAGTGTGTGCTGGGGCCCACCACCCGCCACTAGTCCTCTAAAGAGCTGCGAGTACCATGCCCTTTGCTCTCGCTTCCGAGAACTCCTGCTGCTTCCTG AAGATTATTTCATGCCTCCGCCAAAGCGAAGCCTGTGCTACTGTGAGTCTTGCCGGAAGCTGCGAGGAGACGAGGCCCACAGGCGCAGAGGGGAGCCTCCCCGGGAATACGCACTGCCCTTTGGCTGGTGCAGGTTCAACCTCAG AGTGAATCCCCGCCTGGAGGCTGGGACACTAACCAAGAAGTGGCACATGGCCTATCATGGGAGCAATGTTGCAGCTGTACGGAGAGTGCTGGACCGAGGGGAGCTGGGAGCAG GTACTGCTTCCATCTTGAGCTGCCGTCCTTTGAAGGGAGAGCCTGGGGTAGGGTTTGAGGAGCCTGGCGAGAACTGTGCACCTCCTCGGGAGGAGCAGCCGCCTCCTGTGCTGCTTTCCCCCTCCCTTCAATATGCTGGGGCCGAGACCCTGGCCTCCAAAGTGCA ATTCCGGGACCCCAAATCCCAGCGGACGCACCAGGCTCAGGTGGCGttccaggtgtgtgtgcaccCTGGCTCCTACACCCCGGGACCCCCTTCCGCTGCCCTTGGAGAACCTCCTGACCCTCACTTCAGTCCAGCCGAACTTGAGTGGGTCACTAAGGAGAAGGGGGCCACACTCCTCTATGCCCTGCTGGTACGGGTGGAATGA